Genomic window (Candidatus Neomarinimicrobiota bacterium):
AAAGCCGTATCGGTGGGTCTATGTGTTCTTTAATTTCCTGGGAGCCATCCTTCCACTGGCGTTCGTCTGGAACTTTGGCGATATCGCGCTCAGTCTGATGACTATTCCAAACCTCATCGGTGTTGTCCTACTGATGCCGACGCTGAAAGTCATGACTGACGAATACTTCTCCCGTAAACATCTGACCTACAAAGAGATCCTGACTCAACAGGGGTCGGATTCATCCTGATGGGGACTGAGCCGAACGATCTGCTGAACGTCGCTTTAGAGGCTGCTGAAAAAGCGGCCTCTTTCATTTCCGCGGAATCATTAAAGGTGCGCCAGGTCGATTATAAGGGAAAGACAAACCTTGTGACGCAGGCCGATCGCGGTTCGGAGGAGATCATCCTTGATACCATCCGTAGCAACTATCCCAATCACAACATTATAACCGAAGAATCTGCCGGTCAGACAACCGATTCCTCTTTTGTGTGGATTGTAGATCCTCTTGACGGTACAACCAACTTTGTCCACAGTTACCCATTTTACGCTGTCTCAATTGCGGTCTATAAGGACTATGTGCCACAGGTGGGGGTCATCCTGGACGTGTATCACCAGCACACTTATTCAGCAACGGCTGGTGGTGGCGCCCATTGCAACGGCAAGCCGATCCGCGTAACCGATAAGCATGAACTCCTCTATAGCTTACTGGCCACGGGATTTAAGTACGAGCATGACGAGGTGTGGGAAAAAAACTTTGATTACTATAAGACTTTTACGGATATCACCCAAGGGGTGCGCAGAGCGGGCGCGGCGGCTCTCGATCTTGCGCACGTGGCGTGTGGCTGGCTCGATGGTCTCTGGGAATACGGACTTAATCCGTGGGATGCCGCGGCGGGCGTCCTAATAGTGGAAGAAGCCGGCGGAAAGGTTACGAAGACCGACGGTTCTCAATTCTCTATCTATACACCGGATATCCTAGCCACTAACGGCAGGATTCATGGCGAGATGTTGACTGTTTTCGAATGAAGTACTGTTTCAGTGTAAGGCTCTGCGGAATATATTGAGACCTTCCCTATGTTTTTGCTGCAGATCGCTTACCTTCACATATATCAGTTCATTAAATGATAATCGTCCGTTATCGGTAACACGACCGATAGCGGTACACGGAACACCCATCCGCATGCAGATTCTCTCGATTTCGATAATGGCATCCTCATGCACTGTCACGATCATGACACCTTGCGTCTCTCCAAACAGAAGTTCCTGATCCGTAATCTTACTGCTCATATGGATGCGTACTCCTGTACCTTTAGGTGAGTTCAGCAGGCAGTGAGCCAACGCTGTCGTTAGTCCACCTGAAGAAATATCGATGGCTGATTCGATCAGATCAACTGAATGAGCCATCAGAACGATATCGCGCAACTTTGGCTCCACTTTCAGGTCAACTGCCGGTGGCGGTCCTACTACCTTTTTCGTGTTCAGCCTGAGGTATTCAGAACCGCCTAACTCGCCGCGGTGACTGCCGAGGATGAGCACAAAATCACCGGTTCGTTTGAACATTGGTGTCAGTAGCTGATAATTCCGGGAAATAGCACCGAAGACACCCGCAACTACTGACTGAGTAGAAACCTGGTCAGTAGCGGTAATTTTTGTGTCGATAACATGAATATCGAAGACACGTGCGATCTCGTCAGCACCCCTGAAAATTTCACGTAACATTTCATCCTGCCCGCGTAAGATATCCGCAGGCACAAACGCATTCAGCACCACAGCAGCAGGGTTGATTCCAGAACAAACCAGTTTCCTGGCTGCGGCGGCTACGGCAGTCCGGCCTCCCACCCTCGGATCGAGCCATAGAGCACGACCGGAGGAAGAAAGTTCCATGACCGGCGTGACGGAGTCAGCGGAGGCGGCCGCTGGATCAGATCTGTGCACTGTCTGCGCCACGTTGGGTGAGGCAAGTAATGACAGCAGTGCGCCACGGTAAGATCTCGGTTTTTTCAATCCGGCAGCATTCACTGTTTCAGGCTTGACCGTAACAGCAGTGGAACCTGGTTGCTCAGCTGACAACTCATGTGCTTTAGCTATGGTTTCAACGGGAAGAGAGACGACCGTCTTTTTCGATTTCTTCACGGTAAGCATCTGACTGCTTGCACTTTCGCCAACCCGGT
Coding sequences:
- a CDS encoding inositol monophosphatase family protein, producing the protein MGTEPNDLLNVALEAAEKAASFISAESLKVRQVDYKGKTNLVTQADRGSEEIILDTIRSNYPNHNIITEESAGQTTDSSFVWIVDPLDGTTNFVHSYPFYAVSIAVYKDYVPQVGVILDVYHQHTYSATAGGGAHCNGKPIRVTDKHELLYSLLATGFKYEHDEVWEKNFDYYKTFTDITQGVRRAGAAALDLAHVACGWLDGLWEYGLNPWDAAAGVLIVEEAGGKVTKTDGSQFSIYTPDILATNGRIHGEMLTVFE
- a CDS encoding AIR synthase-related protein, producing the protein MPEPKVTSNVIEKLGFSEENFSHLEELIGRPPTHAELTLLSAYRDKIFLSKWVRQIRNSMDRRDVVSYQPSNVVSVEVDGSIINLTARIGGCGVKVRGAADQQAYHAVMGLFGEIVDEGALSKIVSCGQVVGSHETIGIRAMSDKLGSAMKECYISTGINVVVSDFFSDANLGSKGLFSAAVLGVTASAPDSPMTVKKEGDPVFFLSKRRGRSSKAGLTIMQTFSQLSHQLMQRPYLRALRSVSEDGVGVAAARMSVEHGMGITLDATSIPVVTKSSVVGTILLHGGRRGLLTVISQGFNRELNMLTKEFKVDCHRVGESASSQMLTVKKSKKTVVSLPVETIAKAHELSAEQPGSTAVTVKPETVNAAGLKKPRSYRGALLSLLASPNVAQTVHRSDPAAASADSVTPVMELSSSGRALWLDPRVGGRTAVAAAARKLVCSGINPAAVVLNAFVPADILRGQDEMLREIFRGADEIARVFDIHVIDTKITATDQVSTQSVVAGVFGAISRNYQLLTPMFKRTGDFVLILGSHRGELGGSEYLRLNTKKVVGPPPAVDLKVEPKLRDIVLMAHSVDLIESAIDISSGGLTTALAHCLLNSPKGTGVRIHMSSKITDQELLFGETQGVMIVTVHEDAIIEIERICMRMGVPCTAIGRVTDNGRLSFNELIYVKVSDLQQKHREGLNIFRRALH